The Pseudomonas sp. FP2309 genome has a window encoding:
- a CDS encoding leucyl aminopeptidase, which produces MELVVKSVSPETLKTATLVVAIGEGRKLGVAAKQLDELSGGAISAVLKRGDLAGKVGQSLLLQSLPNLKADRVLLVGVGKDDELGDRPFRKIISGILGTLKGLGGGDATLALDEIVVKGRDSYGKTRLLAETLVDGVYIFDQFKSQKAEPRALKKITLLTIKAAQAEVQRAVNHATAIANGMSFTRDLGNLPPNICHPTYLGEQAKALGKEFKGLKVEVLDEKKIKELGMGSFYAVGQGSDQPPRLIVMQYNGGKKSEKPYALVGKGITFDTGGISLKPGAGMDEMKYDMGGAASVFGTLRAVLELKLPINLVCILACAENMPSGGAARPGDIVTTLSGQTVEILNTDAEGRLVLCDALTYAERFKPQAVIDIATLTGACIVALGSHTSGLLGNNDELIEQLLSAGKAADDRAWQLPLFDEYQEQLDSPFADIANIGGPKAGTITAACFLSRFAKNLNWAHLDIAGTAWTSGGKDKGATGRPVPLLTQYLLDRAKA; this is translated from the coding sequence ATGGAATTGGTTGTAAAAAGCGTTAGCCCTGAAACGTTGAAAACCGCCACCCTCGTGGTCGCCATCGGCGAAGGCCGCAAGCTTGGCGTTGCCGCCAAACAACTCGATGAACTGAGCGGCGGCGCCATCAGCGCAGTGCTCAAGCGCGGCGACCTGGCCGGCAAGGTCGGCCAGAGTCTGCTGCTGCAAAGCCTGCCGAATCTCAAGGCCGACCGCGTATTGCTGGTGGGCGTGGGCAAGGACGACGAACTGGGCGACCGTCCGTTCCGCAAGATCATCAGCGGCATCCTCGGCACCCTCAAGGGCCTGGGCGGCGGCGATGCCACCCTGGCACTCGATGAAATCGTGGTCAAAGGCCGCGACAGCTACGGCAAGACCCGCCTGCTGGCCGAGACCCTGGTAGACGGCGTTTACATCTTCGACCAGTTCAAGAGCCAGAAAGCCGAACCCCGCGCGCTGAAGAAAATCACCCTGCTGACCATCAAGGCTGCCCAGGCTGAAGTCCAGCGCGCCGTGAACCACGCCACCGCGATTGCCAACGGCATGTCGTTCACCCGCGACCTGGGCAACCTGCCGCCGAACATCTGCCACCCGACTTACTTGGGCGAACAGGCCAAGGCCTTGGGCAAAGAGTTCAAGGGCCTGAAAGTCGAAGTGCTGGACGAGAAAAAGATCAAAGAACTGGGCATGGGCTCGTTCTACGCCGTGGGCCAGGGCAGCGACCAGCCGCCACGCCTGATCGTGATGCAATACAACGGCGGCAAGAAGTCCGAGAAGCCTTACGCCCTGGTCGGTAAAGGCATCACCTTCGACACCGGCGGCATCAGCCTCAAGCCGGGCGCGGGCATGGACGAGATGAAATACGACATGGGCGGCGCCGCCAGCGTGTTCGGCACCCTGCGCGCCGTGCTGGAGCTCAAGCTGCCGATCAACCTGGTGTGCATCCTGGCGTGTGCCGAAAACATGCCGAGCGGCGGCGCGGCTCGCCCCGGCGACATCGTCACCACCCTGAGCGGCCAGACCGTCGAGATTCTCAACACCGACGCCGAAGGCCGCCTGGTGCTCTGCGACGCCCTGACCTACGCCGAGCGTTTCAAGCCGCAGGCGGTGATCGACATCGCCACCCTGACCGGCGCGTGCATCGTTGCACTGGGCTCCCACACCTCCGGGCTGCTGGGCAACAACGATGAACTGATCGAGCAACTGCTCAGCGCCGGCAAGGCCGCCGACGACCGCGCCTGGCAACTGCCGCTGTTCGATGAGTACCAGGAACAGCTCGACAGCCCATTCGCCGACATCGCCAACATCGGCGGGCCAAAAGCCGGCACCATCACGGCGGCCTGCTTCCTGTCGCGCTTTGCCAAGAACCTCAACTGGGCGCACCTGGACATCGCCGGCACCGCCTGGACCAGCGGCGGCAAGGACAAGGGCGCAACCGGCCGCCCGGTTCCCCTGCTGACCCAGTACCTGCTGGACCGCGCCAAAGCCTGA